From one Misgurnus anguillicaudatus chromosome 2, ASM2758022v2, whole genome shotgun sequence genomic stretch:
- the lingo3b gene encoding leucine-rich repeat and immunoglobulin-like domain-containing nogo receptor-interacting protein 3, producing the protein MALWWGLGRLGLILALMALLHPTQSCPPRCDCAAQLRSVSCQRKRLSGVPEGIPTETKLLDLSRNRLRWVAPGDLAPYPRLEEVDLSENLITTLEPNAFASLQALRTLRLRGNQLKLVPMGAFARLSNLTTLDLSENKIVILLDYTFQDLRSLKNLEVADNDLVYISHKAFSGLLGLEDLAIERCNLTSISGQTLSYLRNLVTLRLRHLSIFVLEDQNFRKLTALRGLEIDNWPYLEYISPLSFQDLNLSWLFITNTNITSVPSASFRNLAYLTTLNLSYNPISVLEPWAFRDLIRLKELHMVSTNLLTIEPHALGGLRQIRVLNLSNNGLVALEESSFHSVNSLETLRVDGNPLSCDCRLLWILQRRRTLNFDGRMPVCAGPAEVRGYALNTFTDSALFDYFTCQKPKIRNRKLQQVTAHEGQAVSFLCRAEGEPTPAIVWISPQRRRLASKSDGRIAVLPGGTLEIRYAQVTDSGTYICIASNAGGNDTYFATLTVKGRAADTVPFANRSLYSADFNDTGLNGTRVFLKFTLDLTTILVSTAMGCIMFLGVVLFCFLLLFVWSRGRGQRKNNFTVEYSFRKTEGPSTAAASGGTRKFNMKMI; encoded by the exons ATGGCTCTCTGGTGGGGTTTGGGTCGGCTGGGCCTCATATTGGCCCTAATGGCCCTCTTGCACCCGACACAGAGCTGCCCACCGCGTTGCGACTGCGCGGCTCAGCTACGCTCCGTCTCCTGTCAGCGCAAGCGTCTCTCCGGAGTCCCGGAGGGTATCCCAACAGAAACGAAGCTGCTGGATCTCAGTCGAAACCGCTTGCGCTGGGTCGCGCCCGGAGACCTGGCACCGTACCCGAGGCTGGAGGAGGTGGATCTGAGCGAGAACCTCATCACGACTCTGGAACCAAACGCCTTCGCCAGTTTGCAGGCCCTGCGTACGCTGCGGCTCAGGGGAAACCAGCTGAAGCTCGTGCCTATGGGAGCATTCGCACGACTGTCGAACCTTACCACGCTGGACCTGAGCGAGAACAAGATCGTCATCCTGCTAGACTACACCTTCCAAGATCTGAGGAGTCTCAAAAATTTGGAG GTGGCTGACAATGACCTGGTCTACATATCGCACAAGGCTTTCTCAGGGTTGCTGGGTCTTGAGGATCTCGCAATTGAGAGGTGCAACCTGACGTCCATCTCTGGCCAAACTCTCTCATATCTGCGTAACCTCGTCACCCTGCGACTCCGTCATCTCAGCATCTTTGTACTCGAGGACCAAAATTTTCGCAAGCTCACCGCTCTAAGAGGCCTTGAGATTGACAACTGGCCCTATTTGGAGTACATCTCACCGCTGAGCTTCCAGGATCTCAACCTGTCCTGGCTTTTCATCACCAACACGAACATCACGTCGGTACCGTCGGCGTCCTTCCGAAACCTGGCTTATCTTACGACGCTTAACCTCTCCTACAACCCCATCTCTGTGCTGGAGCCCTGGGCCTTCAGAGATCTTATCAGACTGAAGGAACTACACATGGTCAGCACCAATCTGCTCACCATAGAGCCTCACGCTCTCGGAGGCCTGAGACAAATACGAGTTCTCAATCTGTCCAACAACGGGCTCGTCGCTCTGGAGGAGAGCTCCTTTCATTCCGTCAACAGCCTGGAAACTTTGCGAGTGGACGGAAACCCGTTGTCCTGCGACTGCCGACTTCTTTGGATCCTGCAACGACGGCGTACCTTGAATTTCGACGGACGGATGCCCGTGTGCGCCGGGCCGGCGGAGGTGCGGGGATACGCGCTGAACACCTTCACCGATTCGGCGCTGTTCGATTACTTTACTTGTCAGAAGCCAAAGATCAGAAACAGGAAGCTCCAGCAGGTGACTGCACACGAAGGCCAAGCGGTTTCGTTCCTTTGCCGTGCCGAGGGCGAGCCGACGCCGGCCATTGTCTGGATCTCCCCGCAGAGAAGGAGGCTCGCGTCGAAAAGCGACGGCAGGATCGCGGTGCTTCCGGGTGGTACCCTGGAGATCCGTTACGCCCAAGTGACGGACAGCGGCACGTACATCTGCATCGCCAGCAACGCGGGCGGCAACGACACCTACTTCGCCACGCTAACGGTCAAGGGCCGGGCGGCAGACACGGTGCCGTTCGCCAACCGTTCGCTGTATTCGGCGGACTTTAACGACACCGGCCTGAACGGCACGCGCGTTTTCCTCAAGTTCACGCTGGACCTGACCACCATCCTGGTGTCCACGGCGATGGGCTGCATCATGTTCCTGGGGGTCGTGCTCTTCTGTTTCCTGCTGCTGTTCGTGTGGAGCCGCGGACGGGGACAGCGCAAAAACAACTTCACGGTGGAGTATTCCTTCAGGAAAACAGAAGGACCGAGCACCGCCGCAGCTTCCGGAGGAACGCGCAAGTTCAACATGAAGATGATATGA